In one window of Streptomyces sp. NBC_01224 DNA:
- a CDS encoding quaternary amine ABC transporter ATP-binding protein, protein MQKLESGADRDELRADGTTAAVIDASFTVEPGQIFVVMGLSGSGKSTLLRMLNGLLEPTAGRVLFDGQDLTALSPAELRHVRSSKISMVFQHFALFPHRSVLENAAYGLEVQGVPRAEREKRATEALEMTGLAGWEKSWPDELSGGMQQRVGLARALATDADLLLMDESFSALDPLIRRDMQDQLLELQKRLKKTIVFITHDLNEAMRLGDRIAVMRDGKIVQLGTAEDILVTPANDYVASFTQDVDRTRVLTAGAIMAEPHTVMGTSTDDGEELRTADDVLRAAPATVTESTPIIELFTPCSQSGVAVAVTDAKGKLVGVVPRARLLAVLGEPMSPAEAPQDVTTTVKKVANV, encoded by the coding sequence GTGCAGAAGCTCGAAAGCGGCGCCGACCGCGACGAGCTGCGCGCCGACGGAACGACCGCAGCGGTGATCGACGCCTCGTTCACCGTCGAACCGGGACAGATCTTCGTCGTGATGGGTCTGTCCGGGTCCGGAAAGTCCACGTTGCTGCGCATGCTCAACGGACTTCTGGAGCCCACAGCCGGACGCGTGCTGTTCGACGGCCAGGACCTGACCGCCCTGAGCCCCGCAGAACTGCGCCATGTCCGGTCCTCCAAGATCAGCATGGTGTTCCAGCATTTCGCGCTCTTCCCTCACCGGAGCGTGCTGGAGAACGCCGCGTACGGCCTCGAAGTGCAGGGTGTGCCGCGCGCCGAGCGCGAGAAGCGCGCCACCGAGGCGCTGGAGATGACCGGCCTCGCCGGCTGGGAGAAGTCCTGGCCCGACGAGCTGTCCGGCGGTATGCAGCAGCGTGTCGGCCTGGCCCGCGCCCTGGCCACCGACGCCGACCTGCTGCTGATGGACGAGTCCTTCAGCGCGCTCGACCCGCTGATCCGCCGCGACATGCAGGACCAGCTGCTCGAACTGCAGAAGCGCCTGAAGAAGACCATCGTCTTCATCACCCACGACCTCAACGAGGCCATGCGCCTCGGCGACCGTATCGCCGTGATGCGCGACGGGAAGATCGTCCAGCTCGGCACCGCCGAGGACATCCTCGTCACCCCGGCCAACGACTACGTCGCCTCCTTCACCCAGGACGTCGACCGCACCCGGGTGCTGACCGCGGGCGCCATCATGGCCGAACCGCACACCGTCATGGGCACCAGCACGGACGACGGCGAGGAACTGCGTACCGCCGACGACGTCCTCAGGGCCGCTCCTGCCACCGTCACCGAGTCCACGCCGATCATCGAGCTCTTCACACCCTGCTCGCAGAGCGGAGTCGCGGTCGCCGTGACCGACGCCAAGGGCAAGCTCGTCGGTGTCGTACCGCGCGCCCGGCTGCTCGCCGTCCTCGGTGAGCCGATGAGCCCCGCCGAGGCCCCGCAGGACGTCACGACCACCGTGAAGAAGGTGGCCAATGTTTAG
- a CDS encoding ABC transporter permease/substrate binding protein, whose translation MFRLPLGDWVDSAVDWLQTHLSWLFDAISSIVSGMFDGIAAVLSAPAPLLFAGIVAVIAWWLRGLLAGVLAFVGFAVIDSVELWDEAMDTLTLVLVATIIALVLAVPLGIWASRSKTVSAVTRPVLDFMQTMPAMVYLIPGVIFFGVGVVPGIIATIIFSLPPGVRMTELGIRQVDGELVEAAEAFGTTRRNTLLRVQLPLALPTIMAGINQVIMLGLSMVVIAGMVGGGGLGGAVYRAIGNVDVGLGFEAGISIVIVAMYLDRMTGALGREVSPLARRALARAQSMAGGLKVWNHRPQPVVAVVGIVVLALVAGGMGLFGSSGSDKATAAGGSKIGAGKKINMGYIPWDEGIASTFLWKELLERQGFEVDVKQYEAGALYTGMANGQIDFETDSWLPVTHASYWKKYQDRLEDVGSWYGPTSLELAVPSYMKDVRSLDDLKGKSSQFKGRIVGIEPSAGEMGLLKDKILPGYGLDKEYKVVDGSTPSMLAELKRAYAKKEPIVVPLWSPHWAYNQFELTKLKDPKNLWGKGDGIHTLARKGFSADNPEVGTWLKNFKMSEDQLTSLEAEIQKAGSGNEQEAVRTWLKANPGVAGKWTPVAKDKTSKDAGGKDERDRAVEMAWFPWEEDIAATYLWKAVLEKRGYKINLKQFEVGPMYTAMSRGQIDVQFDGWLPYTQKNYWTKYGSQLTDIGSWYGPTSIEVAVPSYVKDVKSLADLKGKSSQFKGRIVGIEPGTATMENLKKNVLPTYGLDKEYKVVDSSTPGMLAELKRAYAKKEPIAVLLWTPHWAYNEYGMTKLEDPEKAFGNGDRLHTIASKDFPKQYPQLTKWFKNFKLSEDQLAGLENQIQKHGTGHEEEAVKAWMEKNPGIADKMAPQ comes from the coding sequence ATGTTTAGGCTTCCTCTCGGTGACTGGGTCGACTCCGCGGTCGACTGGCTGCAGACCCACCTGTCCTGGCTGTTCGACGCGATCAGCTCGATCGTCAGCGGCATGTTCGACGGCATAGCCGCCGTGCTCTCCGCCCCCGCACCGCTGCTCTTCGCGGGCATCGTCGCCGTCATCGCCTGGTGGCTGCGCGGTCTGCTCGCGGGTGTGCTCGCCTTCGTCGGCTTCGCCGTCATCGACTCCGTCGAGCTGTGGGACGAAGCGATGGACACCCTCACCCTGGTGCTCGTCGCCACCATCATCGCGCTGGTACTGGCCGTACCGCTGGGCATCTGGGCGTCCCGCTCCAAGACCGTCAGCGCGGTGACCCGGCCCGTCCTGGACTTCATGCAGACCATGCCCGCCATGGTCTATCTGATCCCCGGCGTCATCTTCTTCGGCGTCGGCGTCGTCCCCGGCATCATCGCCACCATCATCTTCTCGCTGCCCCCGGGCGTCCGGATGACCGAGCTCGGCATCCGCCAGGTCGACGGCGAACTCGTCGAGGCGGCCGAAGCATTCGGCACCACCCGGCGCAACACCCTGCTGCGGGTGCAGCTGCCGCTCGCCCTGCCCACGATCATGGCGGGCATCAACCAGGTCATCATGCTGGGCCTGTCCATGGTGGTCATCGCCGGCATGGTCGGCGGCGGCGGCCTCGGCGGCGCCGTCTACCGCGCCATCGGCAACGTCGACGTGGGCCTCGGCTTCGAGGCCGGCATCTCCATCGTCATCGTGGCGATGTACCTGGACCGGATGACCGGCGCGCTCGGCCGCGAGGTCTCCCCGCTCGCCCGCCGCGCCCTCGCCAGGGCGCAGTCGATGGCCGGTGGACTGAAGGTCTGGAACCACCGCCCGCAGCCCGTCGTCGCGGTCGTCGGCATCGTCGTCCTCGCACTGGTCGCGGGCGGCATGGGCCTCTTCGGCTCGTCCGGCTCGGACAAGGCAACCGCCGCAGGCGGTTCGAAAATCGGTGCGGGCAAGAAGATCAACATGGGCTACATCCCGTGGGACGAGGGCATCGCCTCCACCTTCCTGTGGAAGGAGTTGCTGGAGCGGCAAGGCTTCGAGGTCGACGTCAAGCAGTACGAGGCCGGTGCGCTCTACACCGGTATGGCCAACGGCCAGATTGACTTCGAGACCGACTCCTGGCTTCCGGTCACCCATGCCAGCTACTGGAAGAAGTACCAGGACCGCCTGGAGGACGTGGGCTCCTGGTACGGCCCCACCTCGCTGGAGCTGGCCGTCCCGTCGTACATGAAGGACGTCCGGTCGCTGGACGACCTCAAGGGCAAGTCCTCGCAGTTCAAGGGCCGGATCGTCGGCATCGAGCCGAGCGCCGGTGAGATGGGCCTGCTCAAGGACAAGATCCTGCCGGGCTACGGCCTGGACAAGGAGTACAAGGTCGTCGACGGCTCCACGCCGTCGATGCTGGCCGAGCTGAAGCGCGCGTACGCCAAGAAGGAACCGATCGTCGTCCCGCTCTGGTCGCCGCACTGGGCGTACAACCAGTTCGAACTGACCAAGCTCAAGGACCCCAAGAACCTCTGGGGCAAGGGCGACGGCATTCACACCCTGGCCCGCAAGGGCTTCTCCGCCGACAACCCCGAGGTCGGCACCTGGCTCAAGAACTTCAAGATGAGCGAGGACCAGCTCACGAGCCTCGAGGCGGAGATCCAGAAGGCCGGCTCCGGCAACGAGCAGGAGGCTGTCCGCACCTGGCTGAAGGCCAACCCGGGCGTCGCCGGCAAGTGGACCCCCGTCGCCAAGGACAAAACGTCCAAGGACGCGGGCGGCAAGGACGAGCGCGACCGCGCCGTCGAGATGGCCTGGTTCCCCTGGGAGGAGGACATCGCCGCCACGTACCTGTGGAAGGCGGTCCTGGAGAAGCGCGGCTACAAGATCAACCTCAAGCAGTTCGAGGTCGGTCCGATGTACACCGCGATGTCCCGCGGCCAGATCGATGTGCAGTTCGACGGCTGGCTGCCCTACACCCAGAAGAACTACTGGACCAAGTACGGCTCGCAGCTGACCGACATCGGTTCGTGGTACGGCCCGACCTCGATCGAGGTCGCGGTGCCCTCGTACGTGAAGGACGTCAAGTCCCTTGCCGACCTCAAGGGCAAGTCCTCGCAGTTCAAGGGCCGGATCGTCGGCATCGAGCCGGGTACCGCCACGATGGAGAACCTGAAGAAGAACGTGCTGCCGACATACGGCCTGGACAAGGAGTACAAGGTCGTCGACTCCTCGACGCCCGGCATGCTCGCCGAGCTGAAGCGCGCGTACGCCAAGAAGGAGCCCATCGCGGTGCTGCTCTGGACGCCGCACTGGGCGTACAACGAGTACGGCATGACCAAGCTGGAGGACCCGGAGAAGGCCTTCGGTAACGGCGACCGGCTGCACACCATCGCCAGCAAGGACTTCCCGAAGCAGTACCCGCAGCTGACGAAGTGGTTCAAGAACTTCAAGCTGAGCGAGGACCAGCTCGCCGGCCTGGAGAACCAGATCCAGAAGCACGGTACCGGCCATGAGGAAGAGGCCGTGAAGGCCTGGATGGAGAAGAACCCGGGCATCGCGGACAAGATGGCTCCGCAGTAG
- a CDS encoding helix-turn-helix domain-containing protein yields MDDKEALRVGAAVRRRRRSLGLTLAAVANRSGLSVPFLSQIENERARPSARSLDRVAEALETTTARLRAAADSARAVDVVRAGEGDGVRRVVRGRHQLSALEFTGELDLGREFQHRNDEVMYVVRGAAEVEAEGQAHRLEQGDTLFLSGGVRHRWRATMPGTRLLVVAVAEHIDATFDPRR; encoded by the coding sequence ATGGACGACAAGGAAGCACTCCGCGTGGGCGCCGCGGTCCGCCGACGGCGCAGATCCCTGGGGCTCACACTGGCCGCGGTCGCGAACCGCAGTGGTCTGTCCGTGCCGTTCCTCAGCCAGATCGAGAACGAGCGGGCCCGGCCCAGTGCCCGGTCCCTGGACCGGGTCGCCGAAGCCCTGGAGACCACCACGGCACGGCTGCGTGCCGCCGCGGACTCGGCGCGTGCCGTCGATGTCGTACGGGCGGGCGAGGGCGACGGGGTACGCAGGGTGGTGCGCGGACGCCATCAGCTCAGCGCCCTGGAGTTCACCGGTGAACTCGACCTCGGGCGCGAGTTCCAGCACCGCAACGACGAAGTGATGTACGTGGTGCGGGGCGCCGCGGAGGTGGAGGCCGAGGGGCAGGCGCACCGGCTGGAGCAGGGCGACACACTTTTTCTGTCCGGCGGAGTGCGGCACCGCTGGCGGGCCACGATGCCCGGTACGCGGCTGCTGGTCGTCGCGGTCGCCGAGCACATCGACGCCACCTTCGACCCGCGTCGCTGA
- a CDS encoding helical backbone metal receptor, translating into MRVVSLVPSLTEAVAVTAPGLLVGVTDWCTHPAGLTAARIGGTKNPDVAAVVALRPDLVVANQEENREPDLAALRAAGIEVLVTDVRTLDQAFEELERVLVTACGGARPRWLDEAEAAWAALPPPRAPRRAVVPVWRRPWMVLGRDTFAGDLLARLGVENVYADHVERYPRIPLDELNTAGADLVVLPDEPYRFTADDGPEAFPALPAALVDGRFLTWYGPSLAQAPAALRAALR; encoded by the coding sequence GTGCGAGTCGTGTCCCTGGTCCCCTCGCTCACCGAGGCCGTCGCCGTCACCGCCCCCGGCCTGCTGGTCGGCGTCACCGACTGGTGCACCCACCCGGCCGGTCTGACCGCCGCCCGTATCGGCGGCACCAAGAATCCCGACGTGGCCGCGGTCGTCGCGCTCCGGCCCGATCTCGTCGTCGCCAACCAGGAGGAGAACCGCGAACCCGACCTCGCGGCCCTCAGGGCCGCCGGGATCGAGGTGCTCGTCACTGATGTCCGGACCCTCGACCAGGCGTTCGAGGAACTGGAACGGGTCCTGGTCACCGCCTGCGGCGGGGCCAGGCCGCGCTGGCTGGACGAGGCCGAGGCCGCCTGGGCCGCGCTCCCGCCACCCCGCGCCCCGCGCCGTGCGGTCGTGCCCGTCTGGCGCAGGCCCTGGATGGTGCTGGGCCGCGACACCTTCGCCGGAGATCTGCTGGCCAGGCTGGGCGTCGAGAACGTCTACGCGGACCACGTCGAGCGCTATCCCCGCATCCCGCTCGACGAACTCAACACGGCGGGCGCCGATCTGGTCGTCCTGCCCGACGAGCCGTACCGCTTCACCGCGGACGACGGCCCCGAAGCGTTCCCCGCGCTGCCCGCCGCACTCGTCGACGGGCGGTTCCTCACCTGGTACGGGCCGTCACTGGCGCAGGCGCCTGCGGCGCTGCGAGCAGCGCTCCGCTGA
- a CDS encoding TDT family transporter: MAIFPQTQQSPAPYSAALRLPHLRYVGPNWYATVMGTAIVASAGVALPVHVPGLRGACTVVWALATIMLAAVLTARTGHWIAHRDQARTHLLDPAVAPFYGCLSMALLAVGGSSMVVGRDVIGHRAALAVDVVLYTAGTVIGLAAAVAIPYLMVVRHRVEPGTASPVWLLPVVAPMVSAALGPLLVPELPAGQWQEAMLLACYAMFGLSLLATLVMLPLIFARLVHQGPLPLALTPTLFLVLGPLGQSTTAVNQLADVAPGAIPAPYASGFEAFAVLYGVPVMGFALMWLALALALVVRAVRNGMTFSMTWWGFTFPVGTCVTGAAGLARHTGLTAYTWLAVALYMLLVTAWAVAGVRTLRGLLSGALLAAPQAPAPVTARTR; the protein is encoded by the coding sequence ATGGCCATCTTTCCGCAGACGCAGCAGTCCCCAGCCCCGTATTCGGCCGCCCTGCGGCTGCCCCATCTGCGATACGTCGGCCCCAACTGGTACGCGACCGTCATGGGCACCGCGATCGTCGCGAGCGCGGGTGTCGCGCTGCCCGTGCACGTCCCGGGACTGCGGGGTGCCTGCACGGTGGTGTGGGCGCTCGCGACGATCATGCTCGCCGCGGTTCTCACGGCCCGTACCGGGCACTGGATCGCCCATCGCGACCAGGCCCGCACCCATCTGCTCGACCCCGCCGTCGCCCCGTTCTACGGCTGCCTCTCGATGGCGCTGCTGGCGGTCGGCGGCTCTTCGATGGTGGTCGGCCGGGACGTCATCGGCCACCGGGCGGCCCTGGCCGTGGACGTGGTGCTGTACACGGCGGGCACGGTGATCGGTCTGGCCGCCGCGGTCGCGATTCCGTATCTGATGGTCGTGCGCCACCGGGTGGAGCCCGGCACCGCGTCGCCGGTGTGGCTGCTGCCGGTGGTGGCCCCGATGGTCTCCGCGGCGCTCGGTCCGCTGCTGGTGCCGGAACTGCCCGCCGGTCAGTGGCAGGAGGCGATGCTGCTGGCCTGCTACGCGATGTTCGGCCTGAGTCTGCTGGCCACGCTGGTGATGCTGCCGCTGATCTTCGCCCGGCTCGTCCACCAGGGCCCGCTGCCGCTCGCGCTGACGCCCACGCTGTTCCTGGTCCTCGGCCCGCTGGGCCAGTCGACGACCGCGGTCAATCAGCTCGCCGATGTGGCGCCCGGGGCGATCCCGGCGCCGTATGCCTCGGGGTTCGAGGCGTTCGCCGTGCTGTACGGGGTGCCGGTGATGGGCTTCGCGCTGATGTGGCTGGCGCTGGCCCTCGCGCTGGTGGTGCGCGCCGTACGGAACGGCATGACCTTCAGCATGACGTGGTGGGGCTTCACCTTCCCGGTCGGAACGTGCGTCACGGGCGCCGCGGGCCTGGCCCGGCACACCGGCCTCACGGCGTACACCTGGCTGGCCGTGGCGCTGTACATGCTGCTGGTGACGGCATGGGCGGTGGCCGGGGTGCGGACGCTGCGCGGGCTGCTCAGCGGAGCGCTGCTCGCAGCGCCGCAGGCGCCTGCGCCAGTGACGGCCCGTACCAGGTGA
- a CDS encoding LysR family transcriptional regulator, translating into MTGEEHVPLSHRVPDLGALELLLAVARHGSLGRAARDIGVSQPAASSRIRSMERQLGLALLDRSPRGSRLTDAGALVTDWARRIVEAAEAFDAGAQALRDRRDSRLRVAASMTIAEYLLPGWLIALRAERPDTAVSLLAGNSAAVAGRLLVGEADLGFVEGLSVPEGLDGTVIAHDRLVVVVAPSHAWARRRTALTPQELAATPLILREHGSGTRQVLDAALAVHGGLAQPLLELSSTTAVKGAAESGAGPCVLSELALGEELSSRRLVKIPIAGVRLRRQLRAVWPSGHRPTGPARDLLSLTGRDA; encoded by the coding sequence ATGACCGGTGAAGAACATGTTCCCCTCTCCCACCGGGTTCCCGACCTCGGTGCGCTGGAGCTGCTGCTCGCCGTCGCCCGGCACGGCAGCCTGGGGCGCGCGGCACGGGACATCGGCGTCAGCCAGCCCGCGGCCAGCAGCCGCATCCGGTCGATGGAACGGCAGCTCGGCCTGGCCCTGCTGGACCGCTCGCCGCGCGGCTCCCGGCTCACCGACGCGGGCGCGCTGGTCACCGACTGGGCGCGCAGGATCGTCGAGGCGGCCGAGGCATTCGACGCGGGCGCGCAGGCGCTGCGCGACCGGCGGGACTCCCGGCTGCGGGTGGCCGCTTCCATGACCATCGCCGAATACCTGCTGCCGGGCTGGCTGATAGCACTGCGTGCCGAACGGCCGGACACCGCGGTCTCGCTGCTCGCCGGAAACTCGGCGGCGGTCGCGGGGCGGCTGCTCGTCGGCGAGGCCGACCTCGGATTCGTGGAGGGCCTGTCCGTGCCGGAAGGGCTCGACGGCACGGTCATCGCCCATGACCGCCTGGTTGTCGTGGTCGCCCCGTCCCATGCGTGGGCCCGTCGCCGTACGGCCCTGACCCCGCAGGAACTGGCCGCGACCCCGCTGATCCTGCGCGAGCACGGCTCCGGCACCCGCCAGGTCCTGGACGCGGCCCTCGCCGTGCACGGCGGCCTCGCCCAGCCGCTGCTCGAACTCTCCTCGACGACCGCGGTGAAGGGAGCGGCGGAGAGCGGGGCGGGACCGTGCGTGCTGAGCGAACTGGCGCTGGGCGAGGAGCTGTCCTCCAGGCGCCTGGTCAAGATTCCGATCGCCGGGGTGCGGCTGAGGCGCCAGCTGCGCGCGGTATGGCCCTCGGGTCACCGTCCGACGGGTCCGGCGCGCGATCTGCTGTCGCTGACGGGGCGGGACGCGTAG
- a CDS encoding gamma-glutamyl-gamma-aminobutyrate hydrolase family protein: MEPSPPAQAADRRDRPVSEPLIGVSTYLEPVARWGVWELPATLLPAAYPRMVQQSGGLAALLPPDAPARAGTAVARLDGLVVAGGADVEPALYGAERDFRTGPPAQERDAWELALIRAALESGTPLLGICRGMQLLNVALGGTLTQHLDGHTGPLGATGVLGAHPVKTVPGTLCASIVPGESAVPTYHHQCVQRLAPGLVASAHAADGTIEAIERPGPQWVLGVQWHPEMGDDPRLMQALVAASTARLVPARTPPEDFAPPRTTGAGARERLRP, encoded by the coding sequence ATGGAACCGAGCCCGCCCGCGCAGGCGGCCGACCGGAGGGACCGCCCCGTGTCCGAACCTCTCATCGGCGTCTCCACCTATCTGGAGCCCGTGGCCCGCTGGGGTGTCTGGGAGCTGCCCGCCACCCTCCTCCCGGCCGCCTACCCGCGGATGGTCCAGCAGTCCGGCGGCCTGGCCGCCCTGCTCCCGCCGGACGCCCCCGCCCGGGCCGGGACCGCGGTAGCGCGGCTGGACGGCCTCGTCGTCGCGGGCGGCGCCGATGTGGAACCGGCGCTGTACGGAGCGGAGCGCGACTTCAGGACCGGTCCCCCCGCACAGGAGCGCGATGCCTGGGAGCTGGCCCTGATCCGGGCCGCGCTGGAGTCCGGTACGCCGCTGCTCGGCATCTGCCGCGGTATGCAGCTGCTCAATGTGGCGCTCGGCGGCACCCTGACCCAGCACCTCGACGGGCACACCGGTCCGCTGGGCGCGACCGGAGTCCTCGGCGCACACCCGGTGAAAACCGTACCGGGGACACTCTGCGCATCGATCGTGCCCGGCGAATCAGCCGTCCCCACCTACCACCACCAGTGCGTACAACGGCTCGCACCGGGACTCGTGGCTTCGGCGCACGCGGCGGACGGCACAATCGAGGCGATCGAACGGCCGGGACCTCAATGGGTGCTCGGGGTGCAGTGGCATCCGGAGATGGGCGACGACCCACGGCTGATGCAGGCCCTGGTGGCGGCATCGACGGCCCGGCTGGTCCCGGCCCGTACGCCGCCCGAGGACTTCGCACCGCCGCGGACCACGGGGGCGGGTGCCCGCGAGCGCTTGCGGCCTTAG
- a CDS encoding FadR/GntR family transcriptional regulator, giving the protein MPVLRPVRAGNGFEEALEQILQVVRLGLVPGGGRLPAERELAELLGISRVTLREVLKVLQDQGLVESRRGRYGGTFVLPRTGSPGEDELRRKVESVDIEDVLRFREVLEAGAAGLCAAQGLTDEGADRLRTALAATHEAPLPDYRRRDTLFHLTLAELSGSASLTAQYAAVRATVNDLLDCIPLLVRNLEHSQHQHASLVEAVLDGDAEAARAVMREHCAGTAALLRGFLA; this is encoded by the coding sequence ATGCCCGTACTGCGGCCCGTCCGGGCGGGGAACGGCTTCGAGGAGGCGCTGGAGCAGATCCTCCAGGTGGTCAGGCTCGGGCTGGTGCCCGGCGGCGGGCGGCTGCCGGCCGAGCGCGAGCTGGCCGAGCTGCTGGGGATCAGCCGGGTCACGCTGCGCGAGGTACTGAAGGTCCTGCAGGACCAGGGCCTGGTGGAGAGCAGGCGTGGGCGGTACGGCGGCACGTTCGTGCTGCCCCGCACCGGCAGCCCCGGCGAGGACGAGCTGCGCCGGAAGGTGGAGTCGGTCGACATCGAGGACGTGCTGCGCTTCCGCGAGGTGCTGGAGGCCGGGGCGGCCGGACTGTGCGCCGCGCAGGGGCTGACGGACGAGGGTGCGGACCGGCTGCGTACGGCTCTGGCGGCGACTCACGAAGCACCTCTGCCCGACTACCGCAGGCGCGACACCCTGTTCCATCTGACCCTGGCGGAACTCTCCGGCTCCGCGTCCCTGACAGCGCAGTACGCGGCTGTCCGGGCCACCGTGAACGACCTGCTGGACTGCATACCGCTGCTCGTGCGGAACCTGGAGCATTCGCAGCATCAGCACGCGAGTCTCGTCGAGGCGGTTCTCGACGGGGACGCGGAGGCTGCGCGCGCGGTGATGCGCGAGCACTGTGCGGGTACGGCCGCGCTGCTGCGCGGATTCCTGGCCTGA
- a CDS encoding glutamine synthetase family protein, with translation MADRTPPLGIEELRVLVRSGEIDTVVLAFPDMQGRLQGKRFAARFFLDEVVEHGTEGCNYLLAVDTDMNTVDGFEMSSWERGYGDFAMHADLSTLRLVPWNEGTAMVMADLTQEDGSPVAAAPRRILSRQLERLAEHGYTAHVGTELEFIVFKDTYEQAWDRNYRDLTPANQYNVDYSVLGTGRVEPLLRRIRNEMAAAGLTVESAKGECNPGQHEIVFRYDEALVTCDQHAVYKTGAKEIAAQEGVALTFMAKFNEREGNSCHIHLSLRSTDEAGHSVMAGEDGGMSPVMRHFLAGQLAALRDFSLLYAPNINSYKRFQPGSFAPTAVAWGHDNRTCSLRVVGHGRSMRFENRLPGGDVNPYLAVAGLIAAGIHGIEKGLELPEPCGSNAYTADYDHVPTTLREAAELWERSEIARAAFGDDVVAHYRNMARVELEAFDAAVTDWELRRSFERL, from the coding sequence GTGGCAGACCGAACACCACCGCTGGGGATCGAGGAGCTGCGCGTCCTCGTCAGAAGCGGTGAGATCGACACCGTCGTCCTCGCCTTCCCCGACATGCAGGGACGGCTGCAGGGAAAACGGTTCGCTGCCCGCTTCTTCCTCGACGAGGTCGTGGAGCACGGCACCGAGGGATGCAACTACCTGCTCGCCGTCGACACCGACATGAACACCGTCGACGGATTCGAGATGTCCTCCTGGGAGCGCGGCTACGGCGACTTCGCCATGCACGCCGACCTTTCCACCCTGCGCCTGGTGCCCTGGAACGAGGGCACGGCCATGGTCATGGCCGATCTCACCCAGGAGGACGGCTCGCCCGTCGCCGCCGCGCCCCGCCGGATCCTGAGCCGCCAGCTGGAACGCCTGGCCGAGCACGGCTACACGGCCCATGTCGGCACCGAGCTCGAATTCATCGTCTTCAAGGACACCTACGAACAGGCCTGGGACCGCAACTACCGCGATCTGACCCCGGCCAACCAGTACAACGTCGACTACTCCGTCCTCGGCACCGGCCGCGTAGAGCCGCTGCTGCGCCGTATCCGCAACGAAATGGCCGCCGCGGGTCTCACCGTCGAGTCCGCGAAGGGCGAGTGCAACCCCGGCCAGCACGAGATCGTGTTCCGTTACGACGAGGCCCTGGTCACCTGTGACCAGCACGCCGTCTACAAGACCGGCGCCAAGGAGATCGCCGCCCAGGAGGGCGTCGCACTCACCTTCATGGCCAAGTTCAACGAGCGCGAGGGCAACTCCTGCCACATCCACCTCTCACTCCGGTCCACCGACGAGGCCGGGCACAGCGTGATGGCGGGCGAGGACGGCGGCATGTCACCGGTGATGCGCCACTTCCTCGCCGGACAGCTGGCCGCCCTGCGCGATTTCTCCCTCCTCTACGCACCGAACATCAACTCCTACAAACGCTTCCAGCCGGGTTCCTTCGCCCCGACCGCCGTCGCCTGGGGCCACGACAACCGCACCTGCTCGCTCCGCGTCGTCGGCCACGGCCGCTCGATGCGCTTCGAGAACCGGCTGCCCGGCGGTGACGTCAACCCGTACCTCGCCGTCGCCGGACTGATCGCAGCGGGCATCCACGGCATCGAGAAGGGTCTCGAACTCCCCGAGCCGTGCGGGAGCAACGCCTACACCGCCGACTACGACCACGTCCCCACCACGCTGCGCGAGGCCGCCGAACTCTGGGAGAGGAGCGAGATCGCCAGGGCGGCCTTCGGCGACGACGTCGTCGCGCACTACCGCAACATGGCCCGCGTCGAGCTCGAAGCCTTCGACGCCGCAGTGACCGACTGGGAGCTCCGCCGCTCCTTCGAACGCCTGTGA